The Flavobacterium galactosidilyticum nucleotide sequence GCAGATAAAGTTCGGAGTTGCCAAGTGTTTAATCCTAAAATTTCAATTCTTGTTCCAAGCTTTCTCAGCACATCGGCTACTTCAAACCTGGGCTGCATTGAGCAAAAAGAGTATCAAGCGGACTAAATTTTTGTTGGCTCTCTAATTGAGCAATCTGCAAATATTCTATGGTTGTTTCTATATTTTGATGTCCCAAAAGATCTTTGAGCGTCATAATATCCATACCGTCTTCAAGCAAATGTGTGGCGTAGGAATGGCGTAGTGTGTGTACATGAACTTCTTTGATAATCCCAACGGCTTTGGCGACTTGTTTTACCGCCCATTGTACGCCGCGCTGGCTGTATCGATTGTCAAAATCGCCTCCAGATCGTTCTATCGGCTGACCATTAAAAAGATACTCTTTGGGTTTTTCGGCTTCAATATATTTCTTCAATCCTCGTATCAAATGAACCGAAAGGGGTACATAACGGTCTTTCTTTCCCTTACCTTGTACTACTTTGAGTTGTTTTCTATCAAAATCTAAATCTTGTAAACGCACCGAACGTGCTTCCATACAACGAAGTCCACAGCCGTAAAGCAAACCAATCAGGATTTTATGTTTCAGTAGTTTGGCACCTTGAAGCATCGCCCAAACTTCAGCTTTACTGAGTACTACAGGAAGTTTTTTCTCGTGTTTTATAGAAGGTAAACGTAAGTATTCATAAGCTAACCCCTCCGATTTTAGCAAAAATCGAAGACCGTAAATAGTGTGTTTAAAATAGGTTTGTGAAGGGGTTTTCGACTTTTTTTGTAGATAAAAAAGGTAGTCATGTATTTGCTCAGGGTCCAATTCGGTGGGAATCTTCCCAAAATACAAAGCAAGAGAAGCTACATGGAGCGAATAATTTCTAAAAGTACTTGGGCTTCGTCCTAAAACCGAAATGGTGCGCTCAAATCGATCTATTAGTTCCTCAAAACCCGGAACTTCTCGCCTGGCTTGGTTGAGAATATTGTTTTCTCTTAAGGCATCAGGATGCTTTTTTTTGTAGTCATAATAATAGATTTTAGTTATCTTTGAAAAGTACTACTTTTTCGGTTTCGCGCTACCGAAGGTTTAGTTCAACAGTGGTTTTGCTCAATGGCTTGGGCTTGGTTTTTTCCTGCGGAAAAAACGCTGTCCGCCAAAATTGGGTTTGTGTTTGGAGAGTTCGGTCTTGAATCACAAGCCACTGCGCAAATCCACGGGACGTTATGCCTCATTCTAAAAAGACGACAGTGCAACAAAAGAACGACAGAAATATGACGGAAAGAAAAGCCAATGCTTCCGCAAAATCAAAAGAGGTGCAACCCAACGCACAAGCCGACTCACGGTTGCACTACATTTGTTTTTTCCAAAACGTACAAATAACAATATGAATCTTAAGGAAACTTTTGCTGAATACGAGCTAACTCCAGGACAAACAAATCTTATTGCCGAATTGGAAGAATTTCTTGCCGACAAATCAACATGCTTTTTGCTTAAAGGTTATGCAGGAACTGGAAAAACTTTTATGATGAAAGGGCTCACAGACTTTCTTTCTACAAATAAAAGAAGTTTTAGAATTTCTGCACCGACAGGGCGAGCAGCTAAAGTAATTTCACAAAAGACAAAACACAAGGCATATACAATTCACAAATCAATTTATTCAAGCAAAGACTTGAAAGAATTTAAAGTAAAAGAAGAAGACGGAACAGAAACTTACAAATTCTATTACGACTTAAAGAACAATGTAGACCCTGCAAACACAGTTTACATAATTGATGAATCGTCAATGCTCTCAAATGTTTACTCCGAAGGAGAATTCTTTAGGTTTGGTTCAGGTTACTTATTAAAAGATTTAATTAATTATATCAATTTTGATAACAATGACCACAATAAAAAAATAATTTTCATTGGTGACAATGCACAGTTACCTCCAGTCAATATGAATTTTTCGCCAGCATTGGACTGCAAATATTTAAAAGAAAATTGTAACATTGAATCAAAAGAGTTTGAGCTCACAGAAGTAGTAAGACAAAAAGCGGACAGCGGAATACTTCATAACGCAACCAAAATACGTGAATCATTAAAAGCTAATCTTTTCAACCAACTTGATATTGAAATAAATTTCAAAGACATAAATAAAACGAAACACGAAGAACTTCTTTCAAAATATTTACAAGCTTGTAACAATAGCATTGATGACGAAACTATAATTGTGGCTCATTCCAACTCATCAGTAAAAGAGTATAACGACTTTGTTAGAAACCACTTTTTTCCAAATCAACAATTTCTTACGGTTGGAGACAAAGTGATTTTAGTTAGCAATAATTACAATCATCAAAAAATGGAATTGCTTAATGGCGATTTTGGCTTTGTAAAACAAGTATCGCCAGTAAATGAAAGCAGAGTAATTAAATTGAAACGAAAAAATAGAGTTGGAAAATTAGTCGAAATTGATGTTCGTTTGACTTTTCGCAACGTAATGATTGCTTTTACGGACGAAGAACAAAACAAACAAGACATCGAATGCAAGATAATTGAGAATCTACTCTATTCTCACAATCGTGATTTAAGTTCAGACGAGCTGAAAGCTATTTATATTGATTTCAAAATTCGTAACGGCTCATTAAAAGCAGGAACTAAAGAATTTAAAGATGCTTTGAGAGCAGACCCTTACTTCAATGCTTTAAGAATAAAATTTGGTTATGCAGTAACTTGTCATAAGGCACAAGGTGGAGAATGGAAAAATACTTTTCTAAATTGCAAAACGTCAATGGGTTATTTCAATTCAAGTTATTTTCGTTGGCTTTACACAGGAATCACAAGAGCAAAAGAAAATCTATTTGCAATTGACGAACCACATTTTAAAATTGGAAGTAACCTTCAACCACCAAGGATTGAAAATATCGCGCCCCGACAAGACATACTTGTTTTAAGTGATGAAATATTAGAAATGGAAATACCTTTTGACCTTCCAAACGAAACACCATTTTTAAGAAACATATTTCTTGCAATAAATGATGTTCTGAAAGATGCGAACTTGAAGATTAATTCAGTCAAACATACAAGTTATTTGGAACATTACACTTTCTCACAAGGAAACGAAAATGTAGTTTTCAAAATCCATTTCAACAATAAAAATAAAATCACAAGAATTGAAAAACCAACAAACAGAACAGAACTTGTTGAGTCAATTTATTCTGTG carries:
- a CDS encoding tyrosine-type recombinase/integrase, producing the protein MLKSEGLAYEYLRLPSIKHEKKLPVVLSKAEVWAMLQGAKLLKHKILIGLLYGCGLRCMEARSVRLQDLDFDRKQLKVVQGKGKKDRYVPLSVHLIRGLKKYIEAEKPKEYLFNGQPIERSGGDFDNRYSQRGVQWAVKQVAKAVGIIKEVHVHTLRHSYATHLLEDGMDIMTLKDLLGHQNIETTIEYLQIAQLESQQKFSPLDTLFAQCSPGLK
- a CDS encoding ATP-dependent DNA helicase: MNLKETFAEYELTPGQTNLIAELEEFLADKSTCFLLKGYAGTGKTFMMKGLTDFLSTNKRSFRISAPTGRAAKVISQKTKHKAYTIHKSIYSSKDLKEFKVKEEDGTETYKFYYDLKNNVDPANTVYIIDESSMLSNVYSEGEFFRFGSGYLLKDLINYINFDNNDHNKKIIFIGDNAQLPPVNMNFSPALDCKYLKENCNIESKEFELTEVVRQKADSGILHNATKIRESLKANLFNQLDIEINFKDINKTKHEELLSKYLQACNNSIDDETIIVAHSNSSVKEYNDFVRNHFFPNQQFLTVGDKVILVSNNYNHQKMELLNGDFGFVKQVSPVNESRVIKLKRKNRVGKLVEIDVRLTFRNVMIAFTDEEQNKQDIECKIIENLLYSHNRDLSSDELKAIYIDFKIRNGSLKAGTKEFKDALRADPYFNALRIKFGYAVTCHKAQGGEWKNTFLNCKTSMGYFNSSYFRWLYTGITRAKENLFAIDEPHFKIGSNLQPPRIENIAPRQDILVLSDEILEMEIPFDLPNETPFLRNIFLAINDVLKDANLKINSVKHTSYLEHYTFSQGNENVVFKIHFNNKNKITRIEKPTNRTELVESIYSVLTQLENKAIILTEEKTTESKSESLFEFEKPFLKEFYDSIKLKIEPTNIYINSIEHNSYCEVYEFKKNGLIATYKFWYDGKSIFKKTEIIPARTTGLTDEINELLKHTNN